The Vulcanimicrobium alpinum sequence CGCTCGTCGAACACCTCGAGGCAACGTCCGGAACGCGGCAGTACGTGCGCGTTGAACGGCGCAAGCGTCCGCTCACGCGGATGCGCGTCGCGTTCGTGAAGCGGATGCAGCGCCTGCAGAATCTCGATCCGATCGTCCTGCGCGTCGCCGCGGTGACGCTGACGATTTTCATGATCGCAACCGCGTATTTCACGATCGCGCTGCAGCGCGACCCGTTCACCGCCGCATATTTCGTCATCACCACGGCGACGACGACCGGCTACGGCGACATTACGCCGGTTGGACACGGCTGGCCAACCATGCTCTTCGCGATGATCGTCATGGTTACCGGCGTCGCCGCGTCCGGGATCTTCATCGCTTTCGTCACCTCCGCGCTCACCCGCGCGCAGTTCATCGCGATGCAGGGTCTGCGGCAGATTCGTACCCGCGGTCACGTGCTCATCTGCGGCTCGGGGAACGTCGGCACGCGCGTGATCGACACCCTCGGCGCGCTCGGGGAGCGGGTTGTCGTCATCGACCGGTCGCCCGATCCGGCGCTCGTGGAGTGGTCGCGCACGCGCCGCATCGAACTGCTCACCGGCGACGCGACCGACGATCGCGCGCTGGATCTTTGCAACATCGCCAACGCGCGCGCGGTTGTCGCCCTTACCGACAGCGACACCGCCAACCTCGAGGTCGCGCTCGGCGCGCGCGCGCGCAACCCGCTGATTCCGGTCGTCATGCGCGTGCAGGACGACGTGTTCGCGGGATCGATCGCTCGTCAATTCGAGGCGATCCGAACCTACTCGACGACGGCGCTCGCGGCGCCGGCGTTCGCAATGCTGTCGCGCTTTCCCGGGACGCGTGGACGAATCGCGTTTGGTGACGATACCTACAATGTCGGCGAGCGCCAGCAGGGAGAGATCCCGCAGCCACCTCCGGCAGACCACTGCATCCCGCTCGGCGTGTGGCGAGGTGGGGCGTTCTGCCACATCGACGCGTTCGACGAGATGGAACCGTACGACCGGCTCCTCTTCATCGTTCCTCTCTCCCAATTCAAAACGCCGCACGGCGCCCCGCACGAATCATCCGGGGAGCCGGTCGGCATCTAAGGAGGCCTCCTTTGCTCGCTGCGGGCGCGAAACTCCCCGACGTTGGTGCGACGGATCACAACGGAAACGCGGTGAACCTCCGCGATTTCGCGGGTCGTTCTCTGGTCGTGTACTTTTACCCGAAGGCCGACACGCCGGGCTGCACGGTCGAGACGCAGGCGTTCCGGGACGAGAAGGACGCGCTTGCCGCCGCCGGCGCCGCGGTCGTTGGCGTGAGCCGTGACACGGTCGAGTCGCAAAAGAAGTTTGCCGACAAGTTCAACGTGAACTTCCCGCTTCTCGCCGACACTTCGTCGGCAATCTGCGACGCGTTCGGCGTGATCGTCGAGAAAAATATGTACGGCAAGAAGAGTATGGGCATTCAGCGGTCGACGTTTTTAGCGGGTCCGGACGGAACGATCGTCAAGGTGTGGCCGCGCGTTTCGGTGGAAGGCCATGCCGCCGCGGTGCTCGAGGCCGTCCGATCGCTCTAATCGCTACCGCGCGGCTCGTCGTCGCCGGCTCGAGCTCGTCGATCCCGCGCCCCGATCGGGCGTGCAGTTCGTATTTGGTCGACGACGGCGAGACGCCGGTCGTCTTCGACCTTGGGACCGGGGCGCTCGCGAACCTGCGCCGCCACGCCGACTACGACCGGCTGGCGGCGATCGTCATCAGTCACATGCACGCGGATCACTTCATCGATCTGATCCCGCTGCGGTACGCCCTGCGCTACGGCCCGCGCCGGCGCCGCGGAAAGCTGCCGCTCCATTTGCCGCCCGGCGGCCTCGCGATGCTGCGCCGTCTGGTGTCGGCCTTCGCGGACGAAGGCGGCGAGTTCCTGAGCGACGTCTACGACTTGCACGAGTACGATCCGTCGGTGCCGCTTGCGATCGACGGTGCGACGCTGCGCTTCGCGCACACCGAGCACTACATCCCCGCCTTCGCGGTGCGCTGGCAGCGCGGCGACGTCAGCGTGACGTACTCGGCCGACACCGCACCCGACCCGCGGGTCGTCGCGCTCGCGCGCGGCAGCGACGTGTTCGTGTGCGAAGCGACCTTGCGCCACGGTGAGACGGAGCCGGGGATGCGCGGTCACTGTTCGGCAGCCGACGCCGCCCGGATGGCGCGCGACGGCGGCGTGCGCAGGCTCGTCCTCACGCATTACGGCGAGGAATCGACGGCGCGCGATCTCGACGACGCTGCGCGCGAGCACTTCCGCGGCGACGTCGTCGTCGCCGACGACCACCGCGCGTTCGAGCTGGGCTCGTAGCGGGTCAGTTCTCGGTCTTCGGCCCGGAACGCGGCAGCGAAAACTGAATCAGCGAACTGACCGGAGCGAGCCCGCGCGCGATCACCGCGTACGTCGTGACCTTCAAGTTCAGCTCTTCGAGACGCGCGCGCGCCGCCAGCAGTTCGCGGCCGCTCGTCACGACGTCTTCGAGCAGCAGGACGTGCTGGCCGGGCGTGAACGGACCTTCGACGTACTCTTCCGCGAAGGCGCCGTACTGTTTGGGCTGCTTACGCACGACAATCATCGGCAAGCCCGACATCTGCGAGACCGCTGTCGCGATGATCACGCCGCCGAGCTCCGTCCCTCCGATGACGTCCGGCGCGGTCTCACTGATGACCGGCGAGAACAGACGCGCGATCCGACGCAGGATGTGCGGATCGCTGAAGAGCCGGAACTTGTCGATGTAATAGTCGGAGCGGGCACCGCCCGCCAGGAGATACTCCCCGCGCGTCAGCGCCTTCTCGACGATGATGTTCTTGAGCCAACGCAGCTCCGGGATGCGGGCGATCGGGCTCAGCGGCTCGTCGAACAACGACTAGATCTCCCACTCATAGGCGTTCCAGGACTCGTTGACCGGATTCGGCGCGAAGCCCTTGAAATCGGGGTTGATCCCGTGGGCCTGGCGCGGATACCACAGGAAAACGATCGGGAGGTCGCGCGCGAGCAGCTTCTGGATCCGGGCGTAGGCCGGCTTGCGGACCGCGCGGTCGTAGCTGCTCAGCGCGCGCTGCTGGGCGGCGTCCATCTCCGGATTGCAGTAGCGCGTGTAGTTGACCCCGTCGGGGTGCGAGGGGCGCGGAATCTGGTCGCACGTGAACTCGGAGTGGTCGTCGGGGTCCTGCCCGGCGATCCAGCCCGAGACGTTGAGGTCGTACTTGCCGGTGGTGAGGACGCCGCCTTGCCCGTAGGTCGCGAAGAGCAGGTTGGCGGGATAGGTCTTGATCTGCGCGTCGATCCCGACCGCCTTGAGCATCGACTGGATCTGCACCGCCGCCAAGCGCCGCGTCACGTTCTCGACGTTGTGGCTGAGCACGAAGGAGAGCGGCTGTCCGTTCTTGCGCATGATCCCGTCGGAACCCGGGGCGTAGCCTGCTTCCGCAAGCAGCTTGCGCGCCGTTGCGACGTTGTACGGATACTTCATCACGTCGTCGGTGTACGACCACTGGAATGGCGGCTGATCGGCCCACGCGACGCGCGCCGATCCGCCCGTGTTCTTATCGACCAGCGACTGCTTGTCGATCGCATACGCGATCGCGCGGCGCACGCGCACGTCGTTGAGCCCCGGCCGCAGGGTGTTGATCAGCAATTGCAGCGTCTGCGGCTGATCGTTCAGCACGACCTTGACCTCGGGGATCGTCTTCAATTGCGTGTACGCTTGCGGCGACGCTTCGAACATGTAGTCGACGTCGTGCGAACGAAGCGCGTTGATCGACGTGTTCTCGTCGGGGATTTCGCGTACGATGATGCTGCGGAGCTTCGGTTTGCCGCGGAAATAAGCGTCGTTGGCGACGAGCTCGATGTGATCGCCGCGCACCCAGCGCGCGACCTTGAACGGTCCGGTGCCGATCGGCTCGCTGTTGAACGGGACGCGGTTCAGATCGGGATACTTCGCGAGCAGGTGCTGCGGGATGATCGCGACCGGGCTGTCGCTCTCGCCGAACACGGTGTCGACGAACGGTGCGAACTTGTGCTTGAGGTGGAACACGACCGTCGTGTCGTTGGGCGTGTCGACCGACTTCACGTCCTCGTACCCGACGCGCTCGTTCACGTTGTTCGCGTTGTTCATCATCG is a genomic window containing:
- a CDS encoding NAD-binding protein, with amino-acid sequence MSPIPLILVVGGDALAVRVCEELCATQGHRVALIWMQDHDLSAKLERLGCDYFSYDPNDYDALRIACVGEAASIMTLADDDRLNLQVALKARDINPSIRLVLRQFNRTLGAKLEQNLPNCSVISPASHSAATFAATALDPACFYALQFPDRGGVHAGFTQRRAGQLGVAGMSVRDAQQKLRARIVARNGSPDVSADDAFEEADTLVVFALVEHLEATSGTRQYVRVERRKRPLTRMRVAFVKRMQRLQNLDPIVLRVAAVTLTIFMIATAYFTIALQRDPFTAAYFVITTATTTGYGDITPVGHGWPTMLFAMIVMVTGVAASGIFIAFVTSALTRAQFIAMQGLRQIRTRGHVLICGSGNVGTRVIDTLGALGERVVVIDRSPDPALVEWSRTRRIELLTGDATDDRALDLCNIANARAVVALTDSDTANLEVALGARARNPLIPVVMRVQDDVFAGSIARQFEAIRTYSTTALAAPAFAMLSRFPGTRGRIAFGDDTYNVGERQQGEIPQPPPADHCIPLGVWRGGAFCHIDAFDEMEPYDRLLFIVPLSQFKTPHGAPHESSGEPVGI
- the bcp gene encoding thioredoxin-dependent thiol peroxidase — its product is MLAAGAKLPDVGATDHNGNAVNLRDFAGRSLVVYFYPKADTPGCTVETQAFRDEKDALAAAGAAVVGVSRDTVESQKKFADKFNVNFPLLADTSSAICDAFGVIVEKNMYGKKSMGIQRSTFLAGPDGTIVKVWPRVSVEGHAAAVLEAVRSL
- a CDS encoding MBL fold metallo-hydrolase — its product is MAARFGGRPCRRGARGRPIALIATARLVVAGSSSSIPRPDRACSSYLVDDGETPVVFDLGTGALANLRRHADYDRLAAIVISHMHADHFIDLIPLRYALRYGPRRRRGKLPLHLPPGGLAMLRRLVSAFADEGGEFLSDVYDLHEYDPSVPLAIDGATLRFAHTEHYIPAFAVRWQRGDVSVTYSADTAPDPRVVALARGSDVFVCEATLRHGETEPGMRGHCSAADAARMARDGGVRRLVLTHYGEESTARDLDDAAREHFRGDVVVADDHRAFELGS
- a CDS encoding orotate phosphoribosyltransferase — translated: MFDEPLSPIARIPELRWLKNIIVEKALTRGEYLLAGGARSDYYIDKFRLFSDPHILRRIARLFSPVISETAPDVIGGTELGGVIIATAVSQMSGLPMIVVRKQPKQYGAFAEEYVEGPFTPGQHVLLLEDVVTSGRELLAARARLEELNLKVTTYAVIARGLAPVSSLIQFSLPRSGPKTEN
- a CDS encoding ABC transporter substrate-binding protein → MRHIVISALACALSLSACAKVGDQSGTSATTGASGTVPGELRVAIQRAPNTLNPILSANTTEGFLNRLSFDTLVSVDAAGKNTVPILATAVPTTANGGISKDGLTITYHLHSGVKWHDGAPFTSKDVKFTWQAMMNNANNVNERVGYEDVKSVDTPNDTTVVFHLKHKFAPFVDTVFGESDSPVAIIPQHLLAKYPDLNRVPFNSEPIGTGPFKVARWVRGDHIELVANDAYFRGKPKLRSIIVREIPDENTSINALRSHDVDYMFEASPQAYTQLKTIPEVKVVLNDQPQTLQLLINTLRPGLNDVRVRRAIAYAIDKQSLVDKNTGGSARVAWADQPPFQWSYTDDVMKYPYNVATARKLLAEAGYAPGSDGIMRKNGQPLSFVLSHNVENVTRRLAAVQIQSMLKAVGIDAQIKTYPANLLFATYGQGGVLTTGKYDLNVSGWIAGQDPDDHSEFTCDQIPRPSHPDGVNYTRYCNPEMDAAQQRALSSYDRAVRKPAYARIQKLLARDLPIVFLWYPRQAHGINPDFKGFAPNPVNESWNAYEWEI